The proteins below are encoded in one region of Streptomyces sp. NBC_00490:
- a CDS encoding PP2C family protein-serine/threonine phosphatase: MDRFVTAERALRTAAPHQLLDAVRRVLAEQYAADSVELFMADYGLTVLQPVSVLPHTLEPVSVHNSPAGRAFGAQEPFIEGLSDGLVRVHLPVTVRGDRLGVLSVTLPGGDHARGGLKELAEIAEVLGHEVVVAERDTDLYLQARRRDRLTLAAEMQWQLLPGRSCARPEFELGAQLEPAYAIFGDNFDWSATADRLMLYVSNGMGEGIEASLLTNLAINALRNARRAGIPLDDQAALADQAVYAHYRGRCYLSVLMFDFDLVSGRAWVVDAGSPQLLRLRNGTVERVTFEAQLPLGMFEETNYVAQEFEVEPGDRLVFVSDGVYAVASPGGESYGDAALARAILSTRLLPAAEVPRAVLRELTGHRGQAAPNDDALVVCLDWRGRPQ, translated from the coding sequence GTGGACAGATTTGTGACCGCCGAGCGTGCCTTGCGTACGGCGGCGCCGCACCAGTTGCTCGACGCGGTCCGTCGTGTGCTCGCCGAGCAGTACGCGGCGGACTCCGTCGAGCTCTTCATGGCCGACTACGGCCTGACCGTGCTGCAGCCGGTGTCCGTGCTGCCGCACACCCTGGAGCCGGTGTCGGTGCACAACAGCCCGGCCGGCCGGGCCTTCGGCGCCCAGGAGCCGTTCATCGAGGGACTTTCGGACGGCCTGGTGCGCGTGCACCTGCCCGTCACCGTGCGGGGAGACCGGCTCGGCGTCTTGTCGGTGACCCTGCCGGGCGGGGACCACGCGCGCGGCGGCCTGAAGGAACTGGCGGAGATCGCCGAGGTGCTGGGGCACGAGGTGGTCGTGGCCGAACGGGACACGGACCTCTACCTGCAGGCACGGCGCAGGGACCGGCTGACCCTGGCCGCCGAGATGCAGTGGCAGCTGCTCCCTGGCCGCTCCTGCGCCCGCCCGGAGTTCGAGCTGGGGGCGCAGCTGGAGCCGGCGTACGCGATTTTCGGCGACAACTTCGACTGGTCGGCGACCGCCGACCGGCTGATGCTGTACGTCTCCAACGGCATGGGCGAGGGGATTGAGGCCTCGCTGCTGACGAACCTGGCCATCAACGCCCTGCGCAACGCCCGCCGGGCCGGCATCCCCCTCGACGACCAGGCGGCCCTCGCCGACCAAGCGGTCTACGCCCACTACCGGGGCCGCTGCTACCTGTCGGTCCTTATGTTCGACTTCGACCTCGTCAGCGGGCGGGCCTGGGTCGTGGACGCCGGCTCCCCGCAGCTGCTGCGCCTGCGCAACGGCACGGTCGAGCGCGTCACTTTCGAGGCCCAGCTGCCGCTGGGCATGTTCGAGGAGACCAACTACGTGGCGCAGGAGTTCGAGGTCGAGCCGGGGGACCGCCTCGTCTTCGTCAGTGACGGCGTCTATGCGGTCGCCTCCCCCGGGGGTGAGTCGTACGGGGACGCCGCCCTGGCTCGCGCGATCTTGTCCACCCGGCTGCTTCCCGCCGCCGAGGTGCCCCGGGCCGTCCTCAGGGAGCTGACGGGCCACCGTGGCCAGGCGGCGCCCAACGACGACGCCCTGGTGGTCTGCCTGGACTGGCGCGGGCGACCGCAGTGA